The genome window TCCACGAAGACGTGGAGTGGCACGGCCAGACACTCCCGGCAGACACACCGATCCTGGCCATGCTGGGCGCCGCGAACCGCGACCCGCGCGCCTTCGAAGACCCCGAGCGCTTCGACATCGCGCGCCGCGGCGCGCCGCACTGGGGCTTCGGCGGTGGCGCGCACTTCTGCCTGGGCGCGCACCTCGCCCGGCTCGAGACCCAGGCCGCGATCGGCACGCTGGTGCGCCGGCTGCCGAGCCTTTCGCTCGGCGACGAGCCGCTGAAGTGGAGTGACTCGCTGTTCCGCGTCCCGGCTTCTCTGCCAGTGCGCTTCGAGGCCCCCTAGAGCGGTCCGATCCGCAGCCGGAGCTGCGCGGGTGCCTGGTCGCCGAGCACGGCGCGCAGGCGCGCGAAGATGCGCGGCTTCTCGAGCTGGATGCGCTGCATCCAGGCCGAGTCGCGCACGCGCGCCTGGATCACGCCGTTGCGCACCCCGTCGGGCCGGCAGTGCGCGCGGAGCTCGGGGCCGAGCGCCTCGTCCCAGGCCCGGATCACCGCCACCGCTCCGGCCGTCGCCCCCAGCCCGACCTCGTCGAGCAGCTTGGGCAGGAGCGACCCCAGGGACTCGGTCGAGCTGCGGCGCCGCCCCGGCGCGCTGCGCGGCGGGGTGGGATTCGCGTGGCGGGGCGGGCGCGTCTCCACGGCCGCATCGTAACCGACGTGGTACGCTCCGCGCCGAAATGCCGACCCGAAAACCCCAGTCCCTGCGCTGTGACTTCTGCGGCGCCGAGAGCGAGCGCGTGCGGCGGGTCGCGCTCGACCAGGGGTATGACCGGCTCGGCCAGCGCCACGTCGTCCGCTACGCGTGCGAGGACTGCTCGCGCCGTAAGGAGGAGTCGCGCACAAACGTTGACGCCAAGCGCGACCCCTTATAGCTTCGCGCCCTCGCTCGCCGGGCCGTCAGAGCGCCCCGGCGGAAGGATCCCCATATGGTCAAAGTCCGCCTCTATCGCACCGGCGCGCGCGGCAAGCCGTCCTACCGCATCGTCGTGATGGACCAGCGCAAGAAGCGCCAGGGCCGGGTGCTCGAGCTGCTCGGCACCTACGAGCCACGCAGCTCCGGCGGCATCCAGTATTCCGAGGCGGCGCTCGCCAAGTGGATCGAGCGCGGGGCGCAGCTCTCCGACACCGTTCGCACGCTCGTCACGCGCCACAAGCGCGCGGCCGCGGCGTCGCCGAGCGCGTAGGGCCGCCATGAAGGAGCTCGTCGAGTTCATCGCCAAGACGCTCGCCGACGAGCCGGGCCAGATCGAGGTCTACGCGGCCGACGACAAGGTCGTCGAGCTGCGGCTCGCTCCGGACGACGTGGGCAAGATCATCGGCCGGCGAGGCAAGACCGCCAAGGCCATCCGCACGCTGCTCGCCGCGGCGGGCGGCGGCTGGGACGTCGACATCGCCGGTCACGGCGAAGACGAAGAAGACGAAGAGTTCGAGGACGACTACGAGGACGACCAGGAGTGAGACGTGGCGTCGAGTCGAAGCGCGAACTCCACCGCAGCGCCGCAAGGCCGAGCGGTTCGAGACTGGGTCGAGCTCGGCCGGGTGCTGCGTTCCCACGGCCTCGACGGCTCGCTGCTCGTCGCGCTCCATAGCGACGACCCGACCAACCTGATCGCGGCGCGCGAGCTCCGGCTCGCGGGCGAGCCCGGCACGATCCCGTTCCGTGTGGTGCATGCGGAGTCTGCGGGCCAGGGCCCGGGGGGCCGTGCGCGCGTGCGCCTGGAGCTGGCGGGCCTCGAGAATCGCGAGCGCGCCCAGCTGTTCGCCGGCGCGGCGGTGCTGGTGGCCGAAGCCGGCCTGCAGCCGCTCCCCGAGGGCGAGTTCTACTGGCGCGACCTGCTCGGGCTGCGGGCGCTGGGCCGCGACGGCGCCGAGCTCGGTACTCTGGTCGAGATCGTGCCGACCGCGGGCGCCGACGTGTTCGTGCTCCGCCGGCCGAGCGGCCCGGACCTGCTCTTGCCCGCGACCGACGCGCTCATCCTGAAGGTCGACCGCGAGCGCAGCGAGCTCTGGCTCGATCCGCCTGCCGAGCTCCTGGCGGAGGGCGGGCGATGAGCGCCGGGCCGCGCATCGACATCGTCACCATCTTCCCGGAGCTCGTGGAGCACTTCCTCTCGGGCTCGCTGCTGGGTGCGGCGCGCCAGGAGGGCCTGCTCGACGTGCGGGTCACCGACCTGCGCGACTTCACCCTGGACCGGCACCACAGCGTGGACGACACGCCCTACGGCGGCGGCGACGGCATGGTCCTGCGCCCGGAGCCCGTGGTGGCGGCGGTCGAGGCGCTGGCCGGGCCCGCTGCCCGCGTCTTCGCGCTCTGCCCGCGCGGCCGGCGCTTCGACCAGACGCTCGCGCGCGAGCTCGCCGGCGCGCCGCAGATCGTCCTCCTGGCCGGGCGCTACGCCGGCTTCGACGAGCGAATCTTCGCCCTGACGGGTGCGGAGCCGCTCTCGATCGGAGACTATGTGCTGGCGGGGGGTGAGGCCGCGGCCTTGGTCGTGACGGAAGCCGTGACCCGTCTGGTTCCGGGGGTGTTGGGGAATCCGGTCTCGGCCGAGGCGGATTCGTTCTCGGCGTGCGCGCTGGAGCACCCGTTGTTCACCCGGCCGCGGGAGTTCCGCGGCCTGGCCGTCCCCGAAGTCTTGTTGTCGGGCAATCACGCCGAGATCGCGCGCTGGCGCGCGCGCGAAGGCGAGCGAGTCACTCGCGAGCGGCGGCCCGATCTTCTCGTGTCGAATGGAGCCAAGCGATGAGACAGTTCAAGGAGCTCGAGACCCCCGAACGCGACCTGCCGGACTTCCGGGCCGGTGACACCGTGCGCGTGCACGTGCGCATCGTGGAAGGCGACAAGGAACGCGTGCAGGTGTTCGAAGGCATCGTCCTGCAGCGGAGGCGCGCCGGCGCGTCGTCGAGCTTCGTGGTGCGGAAGATCTCGTACGGCGTCGGCGTCGAGCGCATCTTCCCGCTGCACTCGCCCTCGATCGCCAAGATCGAGCTGAAGTCCCGCGGCCGCGTGCGGCGCGCGCGACTCACGTATCTGCGCGACCTGTCCGGCAAGGCGGCGCGCATCAAGGAGCGCGAGACCTTCGCCGTCGAGGACGTGGCACCGGCCGGCGCGGCGGAACCCCCCAAGGAGACGCCCTCCGACGCATGAGGATCCACGGGATCCACCTTCGCGGCCTTTCGGCACCGGCGGGGGATCATCCGCTCGGCCTCGACCCCGGCTACACCGCCGTGCGTTTCCGAGACGCCGGCGCGGCGCGGCGCTTCATCGAGCTGCTGCAGGCGCTGTTGTATCCGGCCAGCGACGAGATCGCGCGGCGTGACTCGCGCGGCCGCGCGGTGCTGTCACTCGCGTTGCGCAGCGACGCCTACGTGATCGCCGCCGACTTCGCGCGCCAGCGCATCAGCCTCGGCCGACAGGACGCGAAGGACGGCGGCTACCAGGCGCTGTCGAGCGACCCGCGCGAGATCGAAGAGTACGCGCTCGCGGTGGGGCTGCCGCCGCCCGAGGACTTCCGCCGCCTGCACACCGCCGGCATGACGGCCGGCAGCGGCGACGAGCTCCTGCCCATGCGCCGCGCCAAGCCCCAGCCGGCGCCGCGCGCGGCGCCCAGAGTGACTCCCGACTCCGACGCGCTGGCGCGCGCGGCGGAGCGCGCGAGGCTGTTGGCCGAGCACGAGGAGCGCACGCTCGCGCTGGCCCAGGAGCGCGCGCGGCGCGAGACCGCTCTCGAGCACGCGCTGGCCGCGGCGCGCAGCGGCCGCGTGCGCAGCGAGGAGCGCCTGCAGCAGCTGCGCTCCGCCGACGCGGAGTATGTCCGCCTGCAACGCGAGCACGAGAGCACGCTCTCGGAGCTCGAGAAGCATGCCGCGCTGGCCGAGGTGGTCGACGACTTCGACGCGCGCCTGACTCACTTCCGCGCGCTGGCCGCGAGCCGCGACACCGAGCGCAAGGCGATCGACGAGACGCGCGCCGAGGTGCTGGCCGAGCGCGCGCGCCTGCGCGGCACGCCGCGCCGACAGCTGGTGCCGATCGGCCTGGGGCTCGCGCTCGGGGCCGCGGGCGCCGCCGCCGGCGCGGTCGGCTATCCGGTCGGCTACCTGCTCGCGGCGCTCGGGCTGGTGGCGCTGTGCGGGGCGCTGCTCATGGCGCGCGCGGCGCGTTCCCAGCTGGGCCGCACCGAGGCGCTGCTCGCGGCGCTGCGCGTGCGCGAGCGCGGCTCGGAGCGCCGCTTCGAGACCGAGGGCGCGCAGATCCGCGGCCTGTTGATCGCGCTGGGCATGGACTCGGTCGAGTCACTTGCCGCGGCCGTGACCCGCTACGGCGAGCTCGTGGGCCGCGCCGAGCGCGAGAAGCAGCGCATGGCCGAGCTCGGCGCGAAGCATCCGACCGAGGCGCGCGACGAGCTGGCCGCCCTCGAGCGCGAGCGCGGCCAGGGCGAGGCCGTGCAGGCGGTGCGCGCCGCGCGCGACGCGCTGCTCGCGCTGCCGGCCGAGATTCCGATGCCCGAGCTTCCGCCGCTGCCGGCTGCCCCGCCGAGCGCTGCCGCCGAGCCCGAAGTCCCGCACCCGCTTCCGTTCGAGGACGACCCTGGAGAAGCCACGCCGCTCGAGCCGGTCACCGTGCCGCGGCCCAGCGGACCGGGGGCGCTGGTCGAGTCGGCGGCGCGCCTGCTGGGGCGCAGCGAGGCCGAGATCCGCGCGCGCGTGGCGCCGGCGCTCACCGTGTATCTGCGCGCGCTCACGGCCGGCACGTTCACCGCGGCCCGCCGTGCCGACGACGGCAGCTGGGTGTTCCGCGGCGCCGCGCGCGACGAGCAGCCGTACCTGGCGCTGCCCGACCGCGAGCGTGCGCTGGTGTGTCTTGCGCTCCAGCTCGCGCTGCTGGAAGCACTGTCCGGCGAGCGCAGGGTGCCGCTCCTGCTCGGGCCCGAGCTGCCGATCCGCGGCGAGGTCGAGGCGCGCGCGCTGGGGCGCGCGCTGAAGCGTCTGTCGGCCGTGATCCAGGTCGTGCACGCCTCCGCGGGCGACGCGCCGTTCGCCGAGCACGCGGCGAAGTGTCTCGATCTCTGAGCCCCGGCGACTCACTGCGCCCAGAACGCGTCGCGCAGGTGCGTCAGGCGCGGCGGATCGTGCGCCGAGTCGATCGCGATCACGTCGAAGCGATAGCGCGCGGCGCGCGGCAGCTCCCCGCGCGCGAGCGCGGCGCTGGCCGCCGCCGTGAGCCGGCGGCGCTTGCGCGCGTCGACCGACTCCGCGGCGCTGCCGTAGCGGTCGCCGCGGCGCAGCCGCACCTCGACGAACACCAGCGTGGCGCCGTCGAGCGCGACCAGGTCGAGCTCGGCGTGGCGCAGGTGCAGGTTGCGCGCCACGATGCGGAAGCCCGCGCGCTCGAGATACTCCCGCGCCAGCTCCTCGCCGGCGCGTCCGGCAGCGCGCCGGTCCCGTGGCTTCATCCCGCGGCCTCTCGTGTGCGGGGTGAGGCGCGTGAGCATGGGTAGGGTGCCCATGCGATCATCGGACAGCCTGGGTAGGGTGCCCATGCGATCATGGGAAACTGAGCCGACGATAGGCGACGCGCACGGCACCGTCTACGTGGTCGCGACGCCGATCGGCAACCTCGAGGACCTCTCGCCGCGCGCGCAGCGCGTGCTGCGCGAGGTCGAGGTGATCGCCTGCGAGGACACGCGCCACACGGCGCTCTTGTGCCAGCGCTTCGAGATCGCGACCCCGCGTGTCTCGCTGCACGCGCACAACGAGGCGCGGCGCGTGCCCGAGCTGCTGGCGCGGCTGGCGCGCGGCGCCGCGATCGCGCTCGTGTCCGACGCCGGCACGCCGCTCGTCTCCGACCCCGGCGAGCGCCTGGTGCGCGCGGCGCTCGACGCGGGCGCGGCGGTCGTGCCCGTGCCGGGCCCCTCGGCGCTGCTGGCGGCGCTCGTGGCCTCGGGCTTTGCGGCGCGCCCCTTCGCGTTCGCCGGCTTCCTGCCCCGGCGCGGCGCGGAGCGCGCGCGGGAGCTCGCCGCGCTGGCGGCGTTCCCCGGAACGCTCGTGCTGTTCGAGGCGCCCAACCGCGCCGCGCAGACGCTCGCCGACCTGCGCGCGGCCCTCGGACCGCGCTGCGTGGCGCTGGCGCGCGAGCTCACCAAGCGCCACGAGACGATCACGCGCGGGGTGCTGGGCGAGGTCGCGCTCGACGACCTGCGCGGCGAGCTCGTGATCGTGGTCGAGGGCCCCGGCGAGTCACCCATGCCCGTGGCGAGTGACGAAGAGCTCGACGCCGAGATCGAGCGCCTGCGCGCCGCCGGCCAGTCCGCGAAAGACACGGCGCGCGAAGTCGCCGCGCGCTTCGGTCTGCCGCGCTCGGAGGTCTACGCCCGAGTCATCCGCCGGAAACCAGGCGGCTAGCCTCGGCCTCGTCGATCACCGCGACCTCGAGCTCGCGCGCTCTCTCGAGCTTCGAGCCCGCGTTCTCGCCGGCCAGGAGATAGTCGGTCTTCTTCGACACCGATCCGCTCACCTTGGCGCCCGCCGCCTCGAGCCGCTCCTTCCAGGTCGAGCGCGGCTCGTCGAGCGTCCCGGTGATCACGAAGGTCTTGCCCGCGAGCCGGTCGCTTCGCGCGTGCGCGCGCGACGGGCCGCTCTGGATGCGCAGCACGGCGCGCAGGCGAGTCACTTCGGCGCGGTTGGCGGGATCGTCGAGCCACTCGCGCACCGCGCGCGCGATCGTCGGCCCGATCTCGTCGACCGCCTCGATGCGCTCGACCGGCGCCTCGAGCAGAGCGTCGAGGTCGGGGAAGGCCTGGGCCAGGATGCCCGCGCCGCGCTCACCCACGTGGCGGATCCCGAGCGCGAGCAGGAAGCGCGCGAGCGTCACGTCCTTGGCCTTCTCGATCGCGGCCACCAGGTTCTGCGCCGACTTCTCGCCCATGCGCTCGTACTCGGCGAGCTCCCCGGCGCTGAGCGAGAAGAGGTCCGAAGGCCGCCGCACGCGCTTGGCCGCCAGCAGCTGGTCGATGCGCTGCTCGCCCAGCCCGTCGATGTCGAGCGCGTCGCGGCTCGCGAAGTGCCGGATCACCTCGCGCACCTGCACGGGACACTCCAGGTTCGGGCAGCGCAGCGCGACCTCGCCCTCGGCGCGCACCGCCACGGTGTGGCACACGGGGCAGTGCGTCGGCAGCCGGAAGGGCGCCGTCCCGGGCGGGCGCTTCTCGTGCACGACCTTGACGATCTTCGGTATCACGTCGCCCGCGCGCTCGACGAACACCGTGTCTCCCACGCGGATGTCGAGCCGGTCGACCTCGTCCTGGTTGTGCAGGCCCGCGTGGGTCACCGTGACTCCGCCGATCTGCACCGGCTCGAGCACCGCCACCGGAGTCAGCGCGCCCGTGCGCCCGACCGAGGTCTCGATCGCGGCCACGCGCGTGGTCTCCTGGCGCGGCGGGAACTTCACGGCGACTGCCCAGCGCGGCGTGCGGTTCAAGGTGCCCAGCCGCTCGCGCAGCGCGAGTGAGTCGACCTTCACCACCGTGCCGTCGATCTCGTAGGGCAGGGCGTCGCGCTCCTGCTGCAGGCGCGCGTGGAAGGCCTGCGCGACCTCGATCCCGCCGGCGGCGATGCGGCTGCGGTCGATGCGGAAGCCGAGCTCGACCAGGCGATCGAGCAGCTCGGAGTGAGTCGCCGTGCCGAGCTTCGTCTCGCCCTCGCCGACGCCGTAGGCGAACAGCTCGAGCGGCCGTGCGGCCGCGACCTTGGGATCGAGCTGGCGCAGCGTGCCGGCGGTGGAGTTCCGGGGGTTGGCGAACACCTCGAGCCCCTGGGCGGCGCGCTCGCGGTTGAGCTCGGCGAACTCGGCGCGGCGCATCAGCACTTCGCCGCGCACCTCGAGCACCTCGGGCGCGCCGGTCAGCTTCTTGGGCACGGTCTTCACCGTGCGCAGGTTGTGGGTCACGTCCTCGCCGCGCCGGCCGTCACCGCGCGTGGCGCCGAGCACGAACAAGCCCCGCTCGTAGCGAAGCGTCACGGCCACCCCGTCGTACTTGGGCTCGGCCGTGTAGGCCATGGGCTCGGTCCGGCCCAGGTACTTCCGGATCCTCGCGTCGAACGCGGCCAGGTCCTCGCCGGAGAACGCGTTGTCGAGCGAGAGCATGGGGACGGCGTGCTCCACGACCCGGAAGCCGGGCGCGGGGGCAGATCCAACCCGCTTGCTGGGAGAGCTCGGATCCTCCCACTCCGGGTGAGCCGCCTCGATGGCCAGAAGCTCCCGGAACATGCGGTCGTACTCGGCGTCGGCGATCTGAGGCGCGTCGAGCTCGTGGTACTGCCGCGAGTGGAAGTCGATCTCCCGGCGGAGCTGATCCAAGCGCTCCCGAAGCTTCGCATCCCGATTCGCCACGGCAGGTTTCGATCATGACAAATCCCGAAGATGGGTAGGGTGCCCACGCGAGCAATCCCGAGCATGGGTAGGGTGCCCATGCGAGCAATCCCGAGCATGGGTAGGGTGCCCATGCGAGCAAAAGGAAGGGAAGAAAAGGTTCACTCTTGGGTAAGCTGGTGCCGAAGAGGATCTCGATGGATGCGGCTCTGTCCGAAGGGGAATCGAGGGACCTCATCGAAGCTCTCGACCGGGGCGTGGTCCGGCTCGCCGAAGGCCGGATCGCGGCCGCGAACGGTGCCTTCGGCCGGCTCGCCGGCCTGCCCCCGAGCGAGCTGGTGGGGCGGGAGATCGCCGAGCTGTTCACCGACGCCGGCGACCGGCCCCTGATCGAGCTGGAGCCGGGTGACGGCTTCGGCCTGCGCGACTTGAACGGCCGGCTGCGCCCGATCTCGCTCGAGCGCTTCGGGTCCGACCTGTGGCTGGTGATCGATCGCGAGCGCGAGAGCCGGCTCGAGCGCGAAGTCTGGCGGCTGGCGACCGAGCTGCGCGCGCGCCCCGCGGCCGGCGGAGACGCCCCGCTCGGGGGCGAGCAGATCGGCATGATCGAGCACGAGATCCGCACCGCGGTGACCGCAGTCCGCGGCTACCTGCGCTGGCTCGGCAGCGAGAGCGACCGGCTGCTCGAGCCCGGGCACTGGACCTGGGTGCGCGAGGCGCGGCGCGCGATCGAGCGCGTCGGACCGCTGCTCGACAACCTGCTCGAGCTGGCGCGCAGTGGTGAGCCGCTGCCCAGCGGCCGCAAGCCGGTGCGCCTGCACGACGTGATCGAGCTGGCCCTGCGCACGGCCCGGCCGCTGCTGGCCGACCGCGGCGTGAAGGTCGAGTGCGAGCTCGGCGCAAGTCCCGACACGCTGCTCGGCGACGCCGAGCGGCTCGAGCAAGTGTTCGTGAACCTGCTCGCGAACGCCGCGGGCTTCTCGCCCGAAGGCGCACGCGTGCGCATCGCCACCGACCTGGCGGAGCTCGACGGTGGGGCGGTGCTGCAAGTGGCGGTGAGCGACGAGGGCCCGGGCTTGTCGGGCGCCGATGCGGAGCGCGTGTTCCAGCCGTTCGTGCGCGGCCCGCGCGCGCCCGGCGCGGCGTCGTCGGGCGTGGGCCTGGGGCTCGCGATCTGCGTGCGCATCCTGGCCGCGCACGGCGGCCGGATCGAGGCGGTGCCCGACCTGGGCTACGGCCTGTTCCGAGTCACTCTGCCGGGTCACCGGGGAGACGCGCGATGAGGCGAGCCGGAGCTCCGCGCACGGTGCCGCAGCGCAAGACGATCCTGGTCGTCGACGACGCCGAGGTCATCCGCACGTATCTGAAGAGCCTGCTGCCGATGAAGGGCTACGACGTCCTCCTGGCCGAGGACGGGCTCAAAGCCATGGAGCTGCTCAACGGCGGCGCGCGCCCCGACGTGGTGGTGCTCGACGTGATGATGCCCGGCATCGACGGCATCGAGACACTGCGCAAGATCAAGCAGCTCATGCCCGAGGTGCCGGTGATCATGCTGTCCGTCGTCGGAAAGGCGGGCACCGTGGTCGATGCCATGAACCTCGGCGCGGCCGACTACATCAACAAGCCCTTCGAGGAGGAA of Myxococcota bacterium contains these proteins:
- a CDS encoding DUF721 domain-containing protein; this translates as METRPPRHANPTPPRSAPGRRRSSTESLGSLLPKLLDEVGLGATAGAVAVIRAWDEALGPELRAHCRPDGVRNGVIQARVRDSAWMQRIQLEKPRIFARLRAVLGDQAPAQLRLRIGPL
- the rpsP gene encoding 30S ribosomal protein S16 gives rise to the protein MVKVRLYRTGARGKPSYRIVVMDQRKKRQGRVLELLGTYEPRSSGGIQYSEAALAKWIERGAQLSDTVRTLVTRHKRAAAASPSA
- a CDS encoding KH domain-containing protein, with protein sequence MKELVEFIAKTLADEPGQIEVYAADDKVVELRLAPDDVGKIIGRRGKTAKAIRTLLAAAGGGWDVDIAGHGEDEEDEEFEDDYEDDQE
- the rimM gene encoding ribosome maturation factor RimM (Essential for efficient processing of 16S rRNA), with the translated sequence MASSRSANSTAAPQGRAVRDWVELGRVLRSHGLDGSLLVALHSDDPTNLIAARELRLAGEPGTIPFRVVHAESAGQGPGGRARVRLELAGLENRERAQLFAGAAVLVAEAGLQPLPEGEFYWRDLLGLRALGRDGAELGTLVEIVPTAGADVFVLRRPSGPDLLLPATDALILKVDRERSELWLDPPAELLAEGGR
- the trmD gene encoding tRNA (guanosine(37)-N1)-methyltransferase TrmD — translated: MSAGPRIDIVTIFPELVEHFLSGSLLGAARQEGLLDVRVTDLRDFTLDRHHSVDDTPYGGGDGMVLRPEPVVAAVEALAGPAARVFALCPRGRRFDQTLARELAGAPQIVLLAGRYAGFDERIFALTGAEPLSIGDYVLAGGEAAALVVTEAVTRLVPGVLGNPVSAEADSFSACALEHPLFTRPREFRGLAVPEVLLSGNHAEIARWRAREGERVTRERRPDLLVSNGAKR
- a CDS encoding YraN family protein, whose translation is MKPRDRRAAGRAGEELAREYLERAGFRIVARNLHLRHAELDLVALDGATLVFVEVRLRRGDRYGSAAESVDARKRRRLTAAASAALARGELPRAARYRFDVIAIDSAHDPPRLTHLRDAFWAQ
- the rsmI gene encoding 16S rRNA (cytidine(1402)-2'-O)-methyltransferase, with amino-acid sequence MRSWETEPTIGDAHGTVYVVATPIGNLEDLSPRAQRVLREVEVIACEDTRHTALLCQRFEIATPRVSLHAHNEARRVPELLARLARGAAIALVSDAGTPLVSDPGERLVRAALDAGAAVVPVPGPSALLAALVASGFAARPFAFAGFLPRRGAERARELAALAAFPGTLVLFEAPNRAAQTLADLRAALGPRCVALARELTKRHETITRGVLGEVALDDLRGELVIVVEGPGESPMPVASDEELDAEIERLRAAGQSAKDTAREVAARFGLPRSEVYARVIRRKPGG
- the ligA gene encoding NAD-dependent DNA ligase LigA — translated: MDQLRREIDFHSRQYHELDAPQIADAEYDRMFRELLAIEAAHPEWEDPSSPSKRVGSAPAPGFRVVEHAVPMLSLDNAFSGEDLAAFDARIRKYLGRTEPMAYTAEPKYDGVAVTLRYERGLFVLGATRGDGRRGEDVTHNLRTVKTVPKKLTGAPEVLEVRGEVLMRRAEFAELNRERAAQGLEVFANPRNSTAGTLRQLDPKVAAARPLELFAYGVGEGETKLGTATHSELLDRLVELGFRIDRSRIAAGGIEVAQAFHARLQQERDALPYEIDGTVVKVDSLALRERLGTLNRTPRWAVAVKFPPRQETTRVAAIETSVGRTGALTPVAVLEPVQIGGVTVTHAGLHNQDEVDRLDIRVGDTVFVERAGDVIPKIVKVVHEKRPPGTAPFRLPTHCPVCHTVAVRAEGEVALRCPNLECPVQVREVIRHFASRDALDIDGLGEQRIDQLLAAKRVRRPSDLFSLSAGELAEYERMGEKSAQNLVAAIEKAKDVTLARFLLALGIRHVGERGAGILAQAFPDLDALLEAPVERIEAVDEIGPTIARAVREWLDDPANRAEVTRLRAVLRIQSGPSRAHARSDRLAGKTFVITGTLDEPRSTWKERLEAAGAKVSGSVSKKTDYLLAGENAGSKLERARELEVAVIDEAEASRLVSGG
- a CDS encoding PAS domain-containing sensor histidine kinase — its product is MVRLAEGRIAAANGAFGRLAGLPPSELVGREIAELFTDAGDRPLIELEPGDGFGLRDLNGRLRPISLERFGSDLWLVIDRERESRLEREVWRLATELRARPAAGGDAPLGGEQIGMIEHEIRTAVTAVRGYLRWLGSESDRLLEPGHWTWVREARRAIERVGPLLDNLLELARSGEPLPSGRKPVRLHDVIELALRTARPLLADRGVKVECELGASPDTLLGDAERLEQVFVNLLANAAGFSPEGARVRIATDLAELDGGAVLQVAVSDEGPGLSGADAERVFQPFVRGPRAPGAASSGVGLGLAICVRILAAHGGRIEAVPDLGYGLFRVTLPGHRGDAR